The genomic segment GTTGCGGTCGGTGTTGATCATCCGCGCGCAGTCGCGCTGCAGGAAGCCGCGGCGCTGCAGGCGGGCGTAGAGGTGGTCGGCGTAGTCGCGGGTGCGGGTCGAGAGCCGCGCGTTCTGGATCGACAGCCCCTCGCGCGAGAGGTCGATGCCGGCGGCGGCCGCGGTGGCGCGGATCTGGTCGTCGCGGCCGAGCAGGACGGCGCTGCCGAGGCCCTGGGCGACGAAGCTCGCGGCGGCGCGGATCACCTGCTCCTCCTCGCCCTCGGCGAAGACGACGCGGCGCGGCTTCTCGCGCACCTTGGCGAAGATGCGCTGCAGCGTGCCGGCGGCGGGGTCGCGGCGGGCGGAGAGCTGGTTGCGGTAGGCTTCCCAGTCGACGATCGGCCGGCGTGCGACGCCGGTCGCCATCGCCGCCCGGGCGACCGCCTCGGGAATGGTCGAGATCAGGCGCGGGTCGAACGGCACCGGGATGATGTAGTTGCGCCCGAAGCGCGGGCGCTGGCCGCGGTAGGCGTCGGCGACCTCGTCCGGCACGTCCTCGCGGGCGAGCCGGGCCAGCGCCTCGGCGGCGGCGATCTTCATCTCCTCGTTGATCGTGGTGGCGCGCACGTCGAGGGCGCCGCGGAAGATGTAGGGAAAGCCGAGGACGTTGTTGACCTGGTTCGGATAGTCCGACCGGCCGGTGGCGACGATGGCGTCGGCGCGGATGGCGCGGGCCTCCTCCGGCGTGATCTCCGGATCCGGGTTGGCCATGGCGAAGATGATCGGGTCCTGGTTCATCGAGCGCAGCATGTCGGCGGTGAGGGCGCCCTTGGCCGAGAGGCCGAAGAACACGTCGGCGCCCTCCAGCGCCTCGGCGAGGCTGCGCGCCGGGGTCTCGACGGCGTGCGCCGACTTCCACTGGTTCACGCCGGCGGTGCGGCCCTTGTAGACGACGCCCTTGGTGTCGCAGAGCGTGACGTTCTCGGCCGGCATCCCCATCGCCTTGACGAGTTCGATGCAGGCGATGCCGGCGGCACCTGCGCCGTTGCAGACGAGCCGGGTGGTGCGGATGTCGCGGCCGGTGAGATGCAGGGCGTTGAGGAGCCCGGCGGTCGAGATGATCGCGGTGCCGTGCTGGTCGTCGTGGAAGACCGGGATGTCCATCAGCTCGCGCAGGCGGCTCTCGATGATGAAGCACTCCGGTGCCTTGATGTCCTCGAGGTTGATGCCGCCGAAGGACGGCCCGAGGAAGCGCACGCAGTTCACGAAGGCGTCGGGATCCTCGGTGTCGACCTCGAGGTCGATGGAATCGACGTCGGCGAAGCGCTTGAACAGCACCGACTTGCCCTCCATCACCGGCTTGGAGGCGAGCGGACCGAGGTTGCCGAGGCCGAGGATGGCGGTGCCGTTGGTGATCACCGCCACCATGTTGCCGCGGGTGGTGT from the Oharaeibacter diazotrophicus genome contains:
- a CDS encoding NADP-dependent malic enzyme, whose amino-acid sequence is MSEEKKTGPSFTEQEALLFHAQGRPGKLEVMPTKPMATQRDLSLAYSPGVAVPVRRIAEDPALAFEYTTRGNMVAVITNGTAILGLGNLGPLASKPVMEGKSVLFKRFADVDSIDLEVDTEDPDAFVNCVRFLGPSFGGINLEDIKAPECFIIESRLRELMDIPVFHDDQHGTAIISTAGLLNALHLTGRDIRTTRLVCNGAGAAGIACIELVKAMGMPAENVTLCDTKGVVYKGRTAGVNQWKSAHAVETPARSLAEALEGADVFFGLSAKGALTADMLRSMNQDPIIFAMANPDPEITPEEARAIRADAIVATGRSDYPNQVNNVLGFPYIFRGALDVRATTINEEMKIAAAEALARLAREDVPDEVADAYRGQRPRFGRNYIIPVPFDPRLISTIPEAVARAAMATGVARRPIVDWEAYRNQLSARRDPAAGTLQRIFAKVREKPRRVVFAEGEEEQVIRAAASFVAQGLGSAVLLGRDDQIRATAAAAGIDLSREGLSIQNARLSTRTRDYADHLYARLQRRGFLQRDCARMINTDRNHFGATMVALGDADAMVSGVTRNYSVVLDDVRHVLDPKPGQRMIGVSIALCRGRTVLIADTAVHDMPSAEELAAIAVQAARFARRLGYTPRVAMLAYSTFGHPEGERSARLREAVGLLDRMRVDFEYDGEMAADVALDPRKMALYPFCRLTGPANVLIMPAFHAASIATKMLQELGAATVIGPLLVGLDKPVQIVPLGARDTDIVNMAAFAAFDAG